A region from the Panthera uncia isolate 11264 chromosome D3 unlocalized genomic scaffold, Puncia_PCG_1.0 HiC_scaffold_8, whole genome shotgun sequence genome encodes:
- the CCDC188 gene encoding coiled-coil domain-containing protein 188 isoform X10, which produces MEGPKTLGPCGHSHPQCPQPSASSSHAGCLDPPCQGFVRWPCLVPLSSTLSIESARPFPPPGVGGGGPRVGAEVPGSFMANEEGEMQQQRPRDPTGTKRGQEEARLGWGWPLHSGREQGASRPGGSPSSGPRPGPCPPLPTGAGTPASPKAAPSQLQNVPLGPAEQSFFQLEQENQNLKRQNQDLREQLGALLGPGQQFLPLCPEHSSCTALAWQSVTTDAAHGLGADPRALPQTPEQTSAQPLEDGAPLQLLRQELCRGEESFVQQSQNELQQIRLSFERKKMAITEVWDGVAEVHMALNNQATGLLNLKKDIRGVLDQMEDIQLEILGSTTPDREVLQAGVGDVHGPDYTAPVPRERAQCRTQARKEQQMACIAKARPQLGCSEGLKSQLWLLALRLLLGTLLACTAAYVYVVDPAPFEGLVPPLLSRAAVWKLRALLGPFLHLEVDDFLPF; this is translated from the exons ATGGAGGGGCCAAAAACCCTGGGTCCCTGTGGCCACTCCCACCCCCAATGCCCCCAACCATCAGCTTCGAGCAGCCATGCAGGTTGCCTGGATCCACCCTGCCAGGGGTTTGTAAGATGGCCCTGCCTGGTACCTCTCAGCTCCACTCTCTCAATAGAGTCGGCCAGACCTTTCCCACCTCCGGGGGTAGGAGGCGGGGGGCCCAGGGTAGGGGCTGAGGTACCTGGGAGCTTTATGGCAAATGAAGAGGGAGAGATGCAGCAACAGAGACCGAGAGACCCAACGGGGACAAAACGAGGGCAAGAGGAGgcaaggctggggtggggctggcccCTGCACTCAGGACGAGAGCAAGGGGCCTCCAGGCCAGGGGGATCCCCCAGCTCAGGGCCCAGACCCGGCCCTTGCCCACCCCTGCCAACAGGGGCAGGAACCCCGGCTTCACCCAAGGCAGCCCCCTCCCAGCTCCAGAACGTGCCCCTGGGTCCTGCAGAGCAGTCCTTCTTCCAGCTGGAGCAGGAAAACCAGAATCTG AAAAGACAGAACCAGGATCTGCGAGAGCAGCTGGGGGCCCTCCTGGGGCCAGGGCAGCAGTTTCTGCCCCTATGCCCGGAGCACTCGAGCTGCACGGCCCTGGCCTGG CAGTCCGTGACCACAGATGCTGCCCATGGCCTTGGGGCTGACCCAAGGGCTCTTCCACAGACCCCTGAGCAGACCAGTGCCCAGCCCCTGGAGGACGGGGCACCCTTGCAGCTGCTGCGGCAGGAGCTGTGCCGGGGGGAAGAGTCCTTCGTGCAGCAGTCTCAG AATGAACTGCAGCAGATCCGACTGTCCTTTGAGAGGAAGAAGATGGCCATTACCGAG gTATGGGATGGCGTGGCCGAGGTACATATGGCCCTGAACAACCAGGCCACTGGGCTCCTG aaCCTTAAGAAGGACATCCGGGGAGTACTAGACCAGATGGAGGACATTCAGCTGGAGATTCTAGG TTCCACTACACCAGACCGAGAGGTGctgcaggctggggtgggggacgtACATGGCCCTGACTATACAGCCCCCGTCCCCAGGGAGCGTGCCCAGTGCCGCACCCAGGCCAGGAAGGAGCAGCAGATGGCATGCATAGCG aaGGCAAGGCCTCAGCTGGGATGTTCCGAGGGCCTCAAAAGCCAGCTCTG GCTGCTGGCCCTGAGGCTGCTGCTGGGCACCCTGCTGGCCTGTACCGCCGCCTACGTGTACGTGGTGGACCCCGCGCCCTTCGAGGGGCTGGTGCCTCCCCTGCTGAGCCGCGCCGCTGTCTGGAAGCTCCGGGCCCTGCTGGGCCCATTCCTGCACCTGGAGGTGGACGACTTCCTGCCCTTCTAG
- the CCDC188 gene encoding coiled-coil domain-containing protein 188 isoform X16: MEGPKTLGPCGHSHPQCPQPSASSSHAGCLDPPCQGFVRWPCLVPLSSTLSIESARPFPPPGVGGGGPRVGAEVPGSFMANEEGEMQQQRPRDPTGTKRGQEEARLGWGWPLHSGREQGASRPGGSPSSGPRPGPCPPLPTGAGTPASPKAAPSQLQNVPLGPAEQSFFQLEQENQNLKRQNQDLREQLGALLGPGQQFLPLCPEHSSCTALAWQSVTTDAAHGLGADPRALPQTPEQTSAQPLEDGAPLQLLRQELCRGEESFVQQSQNELQQIRLSFERKKMAITEVWDGVAEVHMALNNQATGLLGACPVPHPGQEGAADGMHSGCWP, encoded by the exons ATGGAGGGGCCAAAAACCCTGGGTCCCTGTGGCCACTCCCACCCCCAATGCCCCCAACCATCAGCTTCGAGCAGCCATGCAGGTTGCCTGGATCCACCCTGCCAGGGGTTTGTAAGATGGCCCTGCCTGGTACCTCTCAGCTCCACTCTCTCAATAGAGTCGGCCAGACCTTTCCCACCTCCGGGGGTAGGAGGCGGGGGGCCCAGGGTAGGGGCTGAGGTACCTGGGAGCTTTATGGCAAATGAAGAGGGAGAGATGCAGCAACAGAGACCGAGAGACCCAACGGGGACAAAACGAGGGCAAGAGGAGgcaaggctggggtggggctggcccCTGCACTCAGGACGAGAGCAAGGGGCCTCCAGGCCAGGGGGATCCCCCAGCTCAGGGCCCAGACCCGGCCCTTGCCCACCCCTGCCAACAGGGGCAGGAACCCCGGCTTCACCCAAGGCAGCCCCCTCCCAGCTCCAGAACGTGCCCCTGGGTCCTGCAGAGCAGTCCTTCTTCCAGCTGGAGCAGGAAAACCAGAATCTG AAAAGACAGAACCAGGATCTGCGAGAGCAGCTGGGGGCCCTCCTGGGGCCAGGGCAGCAGTTTCTGCCCCTATGCCCGGAGCACTCGAGCTGCACGGCCCTGGCCTGG CAGTCCGTGACCACAGATGCTGCCCATGGCCTTGGGGCTGACCCAAGGGCTCTTCCACAGACCCCTGAGCAGACCAGTGCCCAGCCCCTGGAGGACGGGGCACCCTTGCAGCTGCTGCGGCAGGAGCTGTGCCGGGGGGAAGAGTCCTTCGTGCAGCAGTCTCAG AATGAACTGCAGCAGATCCGACTGTCCTTTGAGAGGAAGAAGATGGCCATTACCGAG gTATGGGATGGCGTGGCCGAGGTACATATGGCCCTGAACAACCAGGCCACTGGGCTCCTG GGAGCGTGCCCAGTGCCGCACCCAGGCCAGGAAGGAGCAGCAGATGGCATGCATAGCG GCTGCTGGCCCTGA
- the CCDC188 gene encoding coiled-coil domain-containing protein 188 isoform X17: protein MEGPKTLGPCGHSHPQCPQPSASSSHAGCLDPPCQGFVRWPCLVPLSSTLSIESARPFPPPGVGGGGPRVGAEVPGSFMANEEGEMQQQRPRDPTGTKRGQEEARLGWGWPLHSGREQGASRPGGSPSSGPRPGPCPPLPTGAGTPASPKAAPSQLQNVPLGPAEQSFFQLEQENQNLKRQNQDLREQLGALLGPGQQFLPLCPEHSSCTALAWQSVTTDAAHGLGADPRALPQTPEQTSAQPLEDGAPLQLLRQELCRGEESFVQQSQNELQQIRLSFERKKMAITEVWDGVAEVHMALNNQATGLLFHYTRPRGAAGWGGGRTWP, encoded by the exons ATGGAGGGGCCAAAAACCCTGGGTCCCTGTGGCCACTCCCACCCCCAATGCCCCCAACCATCAGCTTCGAGCAGCCATGCAGGTTGCCTGGATCCACCCTGCCAGGGGTTTGTAAGATGGCCCTGCCTGGTACCTCTCAGCTCCACTCTCTCAATAGAGTCGGCCAGACCTTTCCCACCTCCGGGGGTAGGAGGCGGGGGGCCCAGGGTAGGGGCTGAGGTACCTGGGAGCTTTATGGCAAATGAAGAGGGAGAGATGCAGCAACAGAGACCGAGAGACCCAACGGGGACAAAACGAGGGCAAGAGGAGgcaaggctggggtggggctggcccCTGCACTCAGGACGAGAGCAAGGGGCCTCCAGGCCAGGGGGATCCCCCAGCTCAGGGCCCAGACCCGGCCCTTGCCCACCCCTGCCAACAGGGGCAGGAACCCCGGCTTCACCCAAGGCAGCCCCCTCCCAGCTCCAGAACGTGCCCCTGGGTCCTGCAGAGCAGTCCTTCTTCCAGCTGGAGCAGGAAAACCAGAATCTG AAAAGACAGAACCAGGATCTGCGAGAGCAGCTGGGGGCCCTCCTGGGGCCAGGGCAGCAGTTTCTGCCCCTATGCCCGGAGCACTCGAGCTGCACGGCCCTGGCCTGG CAGTCCGTGACCACAGATGCTGCCCATGGCCTTGGGGCTGACCCAAGGGCTCTTCCACAGACCCCTGAGCAGACCAGTGCCCAGCCCCTGGAGGACGGGGCACCCTTGCAGCTGCTGCGGCAGGAGCTGTGCCGGGGGGAAGAGTCCTTCGTGCAGCAGTCTCAG AATGAACTGCAGCAGATCCGACTGTCCTTTGAGAGGAAGAAGATGGCCATTACCGAG gTATGGGATGGCGTGGCCGAGGTACATATGGCCCTGAACAACCAGGCCACTGGGCTCCTG TTCCACTACACCAGACCGAGAGGTGctgcaggctggggtgggggacgtACATGGCCCTGA